The genome window CGCTCGCGGTCAGCCGCCGGGACACGTCGCGATACCTGCTGTTCGACGAGACCGGCCTGTGCGGCCGCATGCATGCGCAGGGCGGCGGGCCGGCGGAGGTGCACGCCGACTGCGCCGACCCCGTCCCGTTTGCGTTCGCGGGCATTCATGTGATATCGCCGGCGCTGCTGGACATGATCACCGAGACGGGCGCGTTCTCGATCATCGATCTGTACCTCCGCCTCGCATCGATCGGCCGACCCATCGCGAAGTTCGACATCGGCGGTGCCCGGTGGCTGGAGATCGGGAACCCCGAACGCCTGGCTGACGCCCGCCGCGCGTTCGGCTGACCAATGGACCGTACGTGGAGCGCCGTACCGTGGAATGCGGCACGACACGCGCTCTGGGCGCTGCTGCTCTGCCTGCTGCCTGCGGCCGGTGCCGCGCAGCCCTCGCTTGTGCTGAGTGGTGGCGGCGCACGCGGCCTCTCTCACGCCGGCGCAATCCAGGCACTCGAGGAGATCGGCTACCGCCCGGACCTGGTGGTCGGGGCGAGCATGGGCGCGATTGTCGGCGCCCTGTACGCCGCTGGTCACTCCCCCCGCGAGATCCGTGACATCATCGCGCGCGAGAACTGGCTCGAGCGTTTCGCCGCCGAGCCGATGCTCGTCGGCACGCACCGTCATCCGAGGCGGCCGCTGCTCGGCTTCGGCATCAGCAGCGGCCGTTTCTACGGCGGCTTCCTGTCGAGCTCGGGGATCAACCAGCGGCTGATCGAGCTGCTGTTCGATGCGGGAGTGCGCGCACGCAACGACTTCGACAGTCTGCCCATACGCTATCGCGCTGTCACGGCCGACCTGGCGACGGGCGAGGAATTCGTCGTGGCGCGCGGCGATCTCCCGCGCGCCGTGCGCGCCAGCATGGCGGTGCCCGGTGTGTTCGCCCCCGTCCGGTGGCACGACGACCGGATTCTCATCGACGGCGGTGTCGCGAACAATCTGCCCGTGTCGGTCGCGCGCGGCCTGAGTGATGGGCAGGTCATCGCCATCGATGTCCTGCGCCCGCGGCCGGACATGCCGGAGCGTGGCGCACTGGACCTCGGTGTCCGCGCGCTCCGTCTGCTGATCGAGAACGCGCGGCCGGAGACCGGGTCCGAACCGGACATACTGGTGCTGCCGGACATCGAGCCGCGCCTTTCCGAGACGTACTTCCCTGCCGATGCGGCGGACGTGCTGCAAGCCGGCTATGACGCTGTGCTCGAGCAGGTGCCGCCCGTACCGCAGCAGCCAGCTGTGCGGCGCGAGCCCGGTGCCGCGCCGGCGCGCATCGCTGCTGTGCGTGTGGACGGGGCGGACGCCGCGTTCGAGCGACTGATCCGGCGTGTGATGGATGACGCGGCAGGCCCGTACGACGCCGATGACATCGTGCGTCGCACGGCGGCGTTGTACGCGACCGGGCTCTTCCAGGCCGTGTGGCCCCGGGTCGAGCTCGAGCCGCAGCCGACTCTCGTCATCGAGGTGACGCCCGCGGCCAGTGCGAACATTGCCGGTGCCGCGCGCTGGGACAACGACATCGGAGGCGGCGCCTGGGCGTCGCTGCAGCGGCGGGTATCCCTGAACACGCCCGTGCAGTTCATGCTTGCCGGCACGATCGACGAGCTCGGCCATGAGGCGGGCGTAGAGGCAACGTTCTTCTCCGCGCTCATTCCCGGCCTGCGCTGGACGGGCGGTGCGCAGACCGCGGAGGAGCGCATCCGTGTGTTCGACACCGATACCGTAACGGACCTGCTGACGGTGCGGCGGCAGGGCGTACGCGCAGGCGCCGAAGTGCACGGTCCCGTCCGGGACTGGTTTCTGTCACTCTTCGCCGCGGCCGACCGCGTGCGCGTGCCGGGTATGGAAGCAGCCTGGGTCACGGGTCCGGTCCTCCGCATCTTCCGCGCACCGCCGCCCGACCGCGTTGCCGGTGTCGACCCGCTGCTCGAGGCCGAGATGCGCGGTGGCGATCTGTCCTATCAGCGCGCGCGTCTCCGCGCGGGGCACACGTTCATCATACAGCGCGCGCAGGCGGCCGCGATCGTCGACGTCGCGGCCGCGAGTCCGCAGACTCCGCTCGATGCACGGCCGGCCACGGATCGCGGCACGGCGCCGTGGCTGCCACACGCATCGCTGCGCAGCCGACAGCTGGCTTCGGTGGGTGTGGACGGCGCGGTGCCGACGTTCCTGAGCGGGTATGCGCGCTTACGCCTGCGTGCACTGGCTGCGGCGGACGATGTGGCGGCGTTCGGCGATGCGGATACGTGGCGGCTTGGTGGTGAGATCGGAGCGGTCTGGCCAACCGTGCTGGGCCCCGTCGCACTCGGCGTCGCTGCCGGTCAGCAGGCGAAATGGCGGTTCAACCTCAGCATCGGCTCGGAGTTCTGACGAGGCGGGATCGGGTAACTCACGGCTTCGCCGGTTCTGACCCGCGGCGTCGCCTCGCGTGCGGCTCCGCTGGTTCTGACCCGCGGCGTCGCTTCGCGTGCGGCTCCGCCGGTTCTGATCGGCGCCATCGCATCGCTTGCGGCTCCCCCCGCGGCCGCGGAATGCGGCTCGCGGGGAGGGCCGGGCGGCGCTCCGCTACTCCTCAGCCCACTCGGGGCCGAGTTCTCTTCGTATCAGAGCT of Longimicrobiales bacterium contains these proteins:
- a CDS encoding patatin-like phospholipase family protein, producing the protein MDRTWSAVPWNAARHALWALLLCLLPAAGAAQPSLVLSGGGARGLSHAGAIQALEEIGYRPDLVVGASMGAIVGALYAAGHSPREIRDIIARENWLERFAAEPMLVGTHRHPRRPLLGFGISSGRFYGGFLSSSGINQRLIELLFDAGVRARNDFDSLPIRYRAVTADLATGEEFVVARGDLPRAVRASMAVPGVFAPVRWHDDRILIDGGVANNLPVSVARGLSDGQVIAIDVLRPRPDMPERGALDLGVRALRLLIENARPETGSEPDILVLPDIEPRLSETYFPADAADVLQAGYDAVLEQVPPVPQQPAVRREPGAAPARIAAVRVDGADAAFERLIRRVMDDAAGPYDADDIVRRTAALYATGLFQAVWPRVELEPQPTLVIEVTPAASANIAGAARWDNDIGGGAWASLQRRVSLNTPVQFMLAGTIDELGHEAGVEATFFSALIPGLRWTGGAQTAEERIRVFDTDTVTDLLTVRRQGVRAGAEVHGPVRDWFLSLFAAADRVRVPGMEAAWVTGPVLRIFRAPPPDRVAGVDPLLEAEMRGGDLSYQRARLRAGHTFIIQRAQAAAIVDVAAASPQTPLDARPATDRGTAPWLPHASLRSRQLASVGVDGAVPTFLSGYARLRLRALAAADDVAAFGDADTWRLGGEIGAVWPTVLGPVALGVAAGQQAKWRFNLSIGSEF